A stretch of the Thiomicrorhabdus xiamenensis genome encodes the following:
- the aceF gene encoding dihydrolipoyllysine-residue acetyltransferase: MAITQVNVPDIGDFDSVEVIEVLVAEGDEVALDDSLITLESDKATMEIPSPVAGKITKIAISVGDSVSEGDYILDIEAEAASAPAAEAPKEKVKEEAVATPAPAAESKPEPQVVKQPAHNVPAAAKPVNPQAMGAAFHASPSVRSFARTLGVDLTTVSGTGPKGRIQQTDVEAAVKAVMSGQAAAPGQTAGSGIPPIPGIDFSQFGETTTEELGRIKKISGKFLHASWLNVPHVTQFDECDITEMDQFRKDQKAAAEKQGIKLTPLVFVMKAVVKALQDFPSFNASLSEDAQSIIYKHYYNIGIAVDTPNGLVVPVVKDVDKKGIYELSQDLMEISAKARDGKLGPKDMQGGCFTISSLGGIGGTQFTPIVNAPEVAIMGLSKAKMQPVWNGSDFEPRLIMPFSVSYDHRAIDGAEGVRFTTTVAKYLSDLRQLIL, from the coding sequence ATGGCTATTACACAAGTTAATGTTCCTGATATCGGGGATTTTGATTCGGTCGAAGTTATCGAAGTTCTAGTCGCAGAAGGTGACGAAGTTGCCCTGGACGACTCTTTAATTACCCTTGAATCCGATAAAGCGACGATGGAGATTCCATCGCCGGTGGCAGGGAAAATTACCAAAATTGCAATTTCAGTTGGTGACTCGGTTTCTGAGGGTGACTACATCCTGGATATCGAAGCAGAGGCCGCTTCAGCGCCAGCTGCCGAAGCGCCAAAAGAAAAAGTTAAAGAAGAAGCGGTCGCGACTCCTGCCCCGGCTGCGGAGTCAAAACCGGAGCCGCAAGTGGTTAAACAGCCTGCGCACAATGTGCCAGCTGCCGCCAAGCCGGTTAACCCTCAAGCGATGGGCGCGGCATTCCACGCGTCACCCTCTGTTCGTTCGTTTGCGCGTACTTTAGGCGTCGATCTGACAACGGTCAGCGGTACAGGCCCGAAAGGCCGTATCCAGCAGACTGACGTTGAAGCGGCGGTTAAAGCAGTGATGTCCGGTCAGGCTGCGGCTCCGGGACAAACTGCCGGTTCCGGCATTCCACCGATTCCAGGTATCGATTTCAGTCAGTTCGGCGAAACCACTACCGAAGAGCTGGGACGCATCAAGAAAATTTCCGGTAAGTTCCTGCATGCGAGCTGGTTGAACGTTCCGCACGTTACTCAGTTCGACGAATGCGACATTACCGAAATGGATCAGTTCCGTAAGGATCAGAAAGCGGCGGCCGAGAAGCAGGGCATCAAACTGACTCCGCTGGTCTTCGTTATGAAAGCCGTGGTCAAAGCGCTGCAGGATTTCCCAAGCTTCAATGCGTCTTTGTCCGAAGATGCGCAATCCATCATTTACAAGCACTACTACAACATCGGTATCGCGGTAGACACGCCGAACGGTCTGGTGGTTCCAGTAGTTAAGGATGTCGATAAGAAAGGTATCTACGAGCTGTCTCAAGATCTGATGGAAATCTCCGCTAAAGCGCGTGACGGTAAGTTGGGGCCGAAAGATATGCAGGGCGGTTGTTTCACAATCTCTAGCCTTGGCGGTATCGGCGGTACTCAGTTTACGCCGATCGTCAATGCGCCTGAAGTGGCCATCATGGGTCTGTCAAAAGCGAAAATGCAGCCGGTCTGGAACGGTAGCGATTTCGAACCGCGCCTGATTATGCCGTTCAGCGTTTCTTACGACCACCGTGCAATCGACGGTGCCGAAGGGGTTCGCTTTACGACGACCGTAGCGAAATATCTGTCCGATCTGCGTCAGCTAATTCTATAA
- the aceE gene encoding pyruvate dehydrogenase (acetyl-transferring), homodimeric type, which produces MSEQFVDQDPQETQEWIDALEAVVEFEGSDKAQHIIASLIEKARVHGIDIPYSANTPYINTISVEEQVNYPGDMGLETRIRSLLRWNAMAMVSRANKTTSVGGHIASYASSCTLYEVGMNHFFKGPKHAQGADMVFFQGHTAPGMYSRSFMEGRFEADRLRNFRQEVDQEGLSSYPHPWLMPDYWQFPTVSMGLGPLMAIYQARFMKYMQARGLAETEGRKVWAFLGDGEMDEPESRGAIQLAKREKLDNLIFVINCNLQRLDGPVRGNDKIIQELEGVFRGAGWQVLKVIWGSGWDRLLQKDETGKLIERMGEVVDGEYQAYKAKDGAFVREHFFGKYPETAALVADMTDDEIFKLTRGGHSPRKIYNAYKRATESQGQPTVILAKTVKGYGMGAYGEAANTAHQQKKLDKDGLKYFRDRFSVPISDEELEKDIPFYRPDEDSDIMKYMKERRDALGGPIPARHDDAEPLPVPALDAFKMLTDGTGDREMSTTMAFVRIISILLRDKALGPRVVPIIPDEARTFGMEGLFRQVGIYDPAGQLYEPMDADQLMWYKESANGQVFEEGINEAGSMANWVAAATAYANYGVSMIPFYIYYSMFGFQRIGDLAWAAGDSRARGFLIGGTAGRTTLEGEGLQHQDGHNLIQFDHVPNCLSYDPTFAYEMAVIIRDGIKRMFHDKEDVYYYITGMNENYSHPAMPEGSEEGILKGMYSFKKSAAKHKNKVQLMGSGTIFREVIAAAEMLESDWNVAADIWGVPSFNLVRRDGIEVTRWNTLHPEAEAKVPYATELLTGSEGPFIAATDYIRDYPERIRDYIPGEYYVLGTDGFGRSDTREQLRKFFEVDRHYVVVTALKALADAGSIDAKVVSEAIAKYGLEADKVYPVHA; this is translated from the coding sequence ATGAGCGAACAGTTTGTAGATCAGGATCCACAGGAGACTCAAGAGTGGATCGATGCGCTGGAAGCGGTGGTCGAATTTGAAGGTTCCGACAAGGCTCAGCACATTATTGCCAGTCTAATCGAAAAAGCGCGTGTTCACGGCATTGATATTCCATACTCTGCCAATACACCTTATATCAATACCATTTCCGTTGAAGAACAGGTTAACTATCCTGGCGATATGGGGCTTGAAACCCGTATTCGTTCGCTATTGCGCTGGAATGCGATGGCGATGGTATCACGCGCAAACAAAACCACCAGTGTTGGTGGGCACATCGCTTCTTACGCTTCAAGCTGTACGCTGTATGAGGTGGGGATGAACCACTTCTTCAAAGGACCTAAGCACGCGCAAGGCGCGGATATGGTCTTCTTCCAGGGGCACACGGCTCCGGGTATGTACTCTCGTTCCTTTATGGAAGGCCGTTTCGAAGCGGATCGCCTGCGTAACTTCCGTCAGGAAGTGGATCAGGAAGGTCTGTCCTCTTATCCTCACCCTTGGTTGATGCCGGATTACTGGCAGTTCCCGACCGTATCGATGGGTCTAGGGCCGCTAATGGCAATCTACCAGGCGCGTTTCATGAAATACATGCAGGCTCGCGGCCTGGCTGAGACCGAAGGACGTAAAGTCTGGGCGTTCTTGGGTGACGGTGAGATGGATGAACCGGAATCACGTGGTGCGATCCAGTTAGCGAAACGCGAAAAACTGGATAACCTGATTTTCGTTATCAACTGTAACCTGCAGCGTCTTGACGGTCCGGTTCGTGGTAACGACAAGATCATTCAGGAATTGGAAGGCGTCTTCCGTGGTGCCGGTTGGCAGGTTCTGAAAGTCATCTGGGGTTCAGGCTGGGATCGTCTGCTACAGAAAGACGAAACCGGTAAGCTGATCGAGCGCATGGGTGAAGTCGTTGACGGTGAATACCAGGCTTATAAAGCGAAAGACGGCGCATTCGTTCGCGAGCACTTCTTCGGTAAGTACCCTGAAACCGCAGCGCTGGTTGCGGATATGACCGACGATGAGATCTTCAAGCTGACTCGTGGTGGTCACTCGCCGCGTAAGATCTACAACGCTTATAAGCGTGCAACCGAATCGCAAGGTCAACCGACGGTTATCCTGGCGAAAACTGTTAAAGGTTACGGTATGGGCGCTTACGGTGAAGCGGCGAACACCGCTCACCAACAGAAGAAACTGGATAAAGACGGCCTGAAATATTTCCGTGACCGTTTCTCTGTTCCGATTTCAGACGAAGAGTTGGAAAAAGACATTCCGTTCTACCGTCCGGACGAAGATTCCGACATCATGAAATACATGAAAGAGCGCCGTGATGCGCTGGGTGGACCGATTCCTGCACGTCATGACGATGCAGAACCGTTACCGGTGCCTGCTTTGGATGCGTTCAAAATGCTGACCGACGGTACCGGTGATCGTGAAATGTCGACCACCATGGCATTCGTGCGTATTATCTCGATCCTGTTGCGTGACAAGGCGCTTGGACCGCGTGTTGTTCCGATTATCCCGGATGAAGCGCGTACTTTTGGTATGGAAGGTCTGTTCCGTCAGGTCGGTATCTACGATCCGGCCGGTCAGTTGTATGAGCCGATGGATGCCGACCAGTTGATGTGGTACAAAGAATCTGCCAACGGTCAGGTATTCGAAGAAGGGATCAACGAAGCCGGTTCCATGGCGAACTGGGTTGCTGCGGCGACCGCTTATGCGAACTACGGCGTGAGCATGATTCCTTTCTATATCTATTACTCGATGTTCGGTTTCCAGCGTATCGGTGACCTGGCCTGGGCGGCCGGTGACTCTCGTGCGCGTGGTTTCCTGATCGGTGGTACCGCCGGTCGTACGACGCTTGAAGGTGAAGGTCTGCAGCACCAGGACGGTCACAACCTGATCCAGTTCGACCACGTTCCGAACTGTCTGTCCTACGATCCGACTTTCGCTTACGAAATGGCGGTAATTATCCGTGACGGTATTAAGCGTATGTTCCACGATAAGGAAGACGTTTACTACTACATCACCGGTATGAACGAAAACTACAGCCATCCTGCAATGCCGGAAGGTTCCGAGGAAGGCATTCTGAAAGGGATGTACTCCTTCAAGAAATCCGCTGCCAAGCATAAGAACAAAGTTCAGCTGATGGGGTCGGGTACGATCTTCCGTGAAGTGATTGCGGCGGCCGAAATGCTGGAAAGCGACTGGAATGTCGCGGCTGATATCTGGGGTGTACCAAGCTTTAACCTGGTTCGCCGCGACGGTATCGAAGTCACTCGCTGGAATACGCTGCACCCTGAAGCGGAAGCGAAAGTGCCTTATGCAACTGAACTGCTTACCGGTTCCGAAGGGCCGTTCATTGCAGCGACGGATTACATCCGTGACTATCCTGAACGTATCCGTGATTATATTCCGGGTGAATACTATGTGTTGGGTACCGACGGCTTCGGTCGTTCTGATACCCGTGAACAGCTACGTAAATTCTTTGAAGTCGATCGCCACTATGTGGTGGTTACGGCCCTTAAAGCGTTGGCTGATGCAGGCTCTATCGATGCTAAGGTTGTTTCCGAAGCAATCGCGAAATATGGCCTGGAAGCGGATAAAGTCTATCCGGTTCACGCCTGA
- a CDS encoding methyl-accepting chemotaxis protein has translation MTDNLRLAANVNAEGRIDYINQDYIEWLGYSEEEILGQPTSMLRAPGIPEQIQTTIQEQVSKNHPVQFPIQEMKKNGETYWAEMTIQPIFEKGRYIGYTSIKRVVSDPARIAGYESLYREIADGKKVYTNGIWIGENYHKWMSRFGLQRASLLTKTLLAILLASLLIIAVAGFMAINEINEIKRDSADYRSVTLGKYVTAKMEKKHDIGITNAIGITFSDHVAKFVAERDQAALLKLLAEAGQSYSKFSDLKNVKLHFVDENGISYLKSWKPLEQQRMDDLSARSYIQKMSLEPKPLVTNALSSVGYNIKSIVPVFYQGRYEGFVEFIQGVGSLRRDFEKQDQLYLAAMSVDYALKGDQFRQKNAKNRPVSSDDKWVVGNNQQFSSENSLKQIELLKRIDIDSLFSNGYFVGETYFHASTPIKSQSGELMGYHILSEPVAAYNDYVGAKVDIAIQAFMNVVITVVILALIIAWLLWLFILKPLKNVQRTMDVATAQSNLFARVRYYAKDEIGQLGMAYNRQVMLSQCIIAESNAAMEELVKGRLDYRIRTPFESDYDMLKGRINHTCEVLQDTFGTLGEVMENMQKGNFRNQSQHNLTGEYALIVERGFSAIQNLAEVFSEINKVMGYAARGKLDERILNFQQGDIENLQKSINQSLVLIEQGFSDVVQASERMAEGDFSQPISGDYEYALNDAKTAVNASMERLTETMMKLRQAAFRVYENTENVVEGTQSLNQRTQSQAASLEETSAAMEQTTAQIRSNLDNTIEASNLSNQQSQKLGMANSAMEDTRKSMQGIQESSQKIRDITVLIDSIAFQTNLLALNAAVEAARAGEHGRGFAVVAGEVRNLAGKSAEATKEIEQLIQASSAAIDIGVQQVDRVGESLREVTDITGQVQSIISEVERASKDQSVGVEEVNKSITHIDSVTQQNAALVEETTASTEGLKESADTMQSIIKAFKLKSGVVEHD, from the coding sequence ATGACTGATAATTTAAGGTTGGCTGCGAATGTTAATGCTGAAGGAAGAATTGATTACATCAATCAGGATTACATTGAGTGGTTGGGTTACAGTGAAGAGGAAATTCTCGGGCAACCAACTAGTATGCTTCGAGCACCGGGCATTCCCGAACAGATCCAGACGACAATTCAAGAGCAGGTAAGTAAGAACCATCCGGTGCAGTTCCCGATTCAGGAAATGAAAAAGAACGGTGAAACTTACTGGGCGGAAATGACGATTCAGCCTATTTTCGAAAAAGGGCGTTATATCGGTTATACCTCAATCAAAAGAGTGGTTTCCGATCCCGCCCGAATTGCTGGCTATGAAAGCCTGTATCGAGAAATTGCCGACGGCAAAAAAGTTTATACCAACGGAATCTGGATTGGCGAAAATTATCATAAATGGATGTCTCGTTTCGGTCTGCAGCGTGCTTCTCTGTTGACGAAAACCCTTTTAGCCATTTTGCTGGCCTCCTTACTGATTATTGCCGTTGCCGGTTTTATGGCAATAAATGAAATTAACGAGATTAAACGGGACTCGGCCGATTATCGTTCGGTGACTTTGGGCAAATACGTTACCGCTAAAATGGAGAAAAAGCACGATATCGGGATTACCAATGCAATCGGGATTACTTTTTCTGACCATGTCGCAAAATTTGTCGCTGAAAGGGATCAGGCGGCTTTATTGAAGTTACTGGCCGAAGCAGGTCAAAGTTATTCGAAGTTTTCCGATTTGAAGAATGTTAAGTTGCATTTTGTCGATGAAAACGGCATATCTTATCTTAAATCCTGGAAGCCGCTTGAACAGCAGCGAATGGACGACCTTTCGGCACGCAGCTATATTCAAAAAATGAGTCTAGAGCCTAAGCCATTGGTAACCAATGCGCTCAGTTCTGTGGGTTACAACATCAAATCGATCGTTCCGGTTTTCTATCAGGGGCGTTATGAAGGGTTTGTCGAATTTATTCAAGGCGTCGGTTCATTACGTCGTGATTTCGAAAAACAGGATCAGTTATATCTGGCAGCCATGTCGGTTGATTATGCTCTTAAAGGTGATCAGTTCAGACAGAAAAACGCTAAAAACCGACCTGTTTCCAGCGATGATAAATGGGTAGTAGGTAATAATCAGCAATTCTCAAGTGAAAACAGTTTGAAACAGATTGAACTTCTAAAAAGAATTGATATCGATTCGTTGTTTTCCAACGGCTATTTTGTCGGTGAAACCTATTTTCACGCCTCAACGCCTATTAAGTCGCAATCCGGAGAGTTAATGGGGTATCACATTCTCAGTGAACCGGTTGCTGCCTACAATGATTATGTTGGCGCAAAGGTTGATATAGCCATTCAGGCGTTTATGAATGTGGTCATTACGGTGGTGATTCTTGCTTTGATTATTGCCTGGCTTCTATGGCTGTTTATTCTCAAACCGTTAAAAAACGTCCAGAGAACGATGGATGTGGCGACGGCGCAAAGTAATTTGTTTGCACGCGTACGCTACTATGCCAAGGATGAAATCGGTCAGTTAGGTATGGCCTATAATCGCCAGGTCATGTTATCGCAATGTATTATTGCCGAGTCGAATGCCGCTATGGAAGAGTTGGTTAAAGGTCGTCTGGATTATCGGATTCGTACCCCGTTTGAGTCCGATTACGATATGTTAAAAGGGCGCATTAACCATACCTGTGAAGTTTTGCAGGATACCTTTGGAACTCTGGGTGAGGTTATGGAAAATATGCAAAAAGGGAACTTCCGTAATCAATCACAGCACAATCTGACGGGGGAGTATGCGCTGATTGTCGAGAGAGGTTTTTCGGCGATACAAAACCTGGCGGAAGTCTTCTCTGAAATCAATAAAGTTATGGGGTATGCCGCTCGCGGGAAATTGGATGAGCGGATCCTTAACTTCCAGCAAGGCGATATTGAGAATTTACAGAAAAGCATTAACCAGTCTCTGGTATTGATTGAACAAGGGTTTTCCGATGTTGTTCAGGCAAGTGAACGAATGGCGGAAGGTGATTTCTCACAACCAATCAGCGGTGATTATGAATATGCTCTGAACGACGCGAAAACGGCAGTAAACGCCAGCATGGAACGCCTGACGGAAACAATGATGAAACTGCGTCAGGCTGCATTCAGAGTCTATGAAAATACCGAAAATGTCGTGGAAGGAACCCAGAGTCTCAATCAGCGGACCCAGAGTCAGGCGGCATCCCTGGAAGAAACGTCAGCCGCTATGGAGCAGACGACTGCGCAGATTCGCAGTAATCTGGATAATACCATTGAAGCCTCAAACCTCTCGAATCAGCAGAGCCAGAAGCTTGGAATGGCGAACAGTGCAATGGAAGATACCCGTAAATCAATGCAGGGTATTCAGGAGTCATCACAGAAAATCCGCGATATTACGGTGTTGATTGACTCAATTGCATTCCAAACTAACCTGTTGGCTCTAAATGCCGCCGTTGAAGCGGCGAGAGCTGGCGAGCATGGGCGTGGTTTTGCCGTTGTCGCCGGCGAAGTCCGTAATCTGGCCGGTAAGTCAGCGGAAGCAACCAAAGAGATCGAGCAGTTGATTCAAGCCTCCAGCGCAGCGATTGATATTGGTGTCCAACAGGTTGATCGTGTAGGAGAGTCTCTGAGAGAGGTGACGGATATTACTGGACAGGTTCAATCGATTATTTCTGAAGTCGAGCGGGCTTCCAAAGACCAGTCGGTAGGTGTGGAAGAGGTGAATAAATCAATTACACATATCGACAGCGTCACACAACAGAATGCCGCACTTGTTGAAGAAACCACTGCCAGCACAGAAGGTTTGAAAGAGTCGGCAGACACTATGCAATCTATCATCAAGGCTTTCAAACTTAAATCAGGCGTTGTTGAACACGATTAG
- a CDS encoding RNA pyrophosphohydrolase, whose protein sequence is MIDEHGYRQNVGIIIVNKDGKLFWGKRIHQEAWQFPQGGIREHETPQQAAFRELKEEVGLEPSDVRVLGRTNGWLSYDLPKHLIRHNSQPLCVGQKQVWFLLGLESDASRIDLNRHDTPEFEDWDWVDYWRPVQEVVNFKQAVYHKALTELEHALNKFWL, encoded by the coding sequence ATGATAGATGAACATGGATATCGACAGAATGTCGGAATAATAATAGTAAATAAAGATGGCAAGCTGTTTTGGGGGAAGAGGATTCATCAGGAAGCCTGGCAATTTCCGCAAGGAGGAATTCGCGAGCATGAAACTCCGCAACAGGCCGCTTTTCGCGAACTGAAAGAAGAGGTCGGTCTGGAACCTTCGGATGTACGTGTGCTTGGTCGTACCAACGGCTGGCTCAGTTATGATCTGCCCAAGCACCTGATCCGGCACAACAGTCAGCCTTTGTGCGTCGGGCAGAAGCAGGTCTGGTTTCTGCTGGGCTTGGAAAGCGACGCCAGTCGGATTGACCTTAACCGGCATGATACGCCGGAGTTCGAAGATTGGGACTGGGTCGATTACTGGCGTCCGGTTCAGGAAGTGGTTAACTTCAAACAGGCTGTGTACCACAAAGCCTTGACCGAACTGGAGCATGCATTGAATAAATTCTGGCTGTAA
- a CDS encoding HAD family hydrolase gives MALAIFDLDNTLIANDSDYLWGEFLVQKGYVDGEAFAKTNAQFYEDYKNGTLDIYAYQRFALQPLSEQSMETLTEWHRQFMNEFIEPIVLPKALALVEKHKQQGDDVLIITATNTFITRPIGLRYGIETLLGTEGEIKAGRYTGEVEGTPTFQEGKVVRLQEWLQLNNKNLDGSYFYSDSHNDLPLLKLVDHPIVVDGDEKLIAYAQAHDWPCISLRD, from the coding sequence ATGGCTTTAGCGATTTTCGATCTTGATAACACTCTGATTGCCAACGACAGTGATTATCTGTGGGGCGAGTTTCTGGTTCAGAAAGGTTACGTTGACGGCGAAGCCTTCGCCAAAACTAACGCGCAGTTTTATGAAGACTATAAAAACGGCACACTGGATATTTACGCCTATCAGCGATTCGCCCTGCAACCCTTAAGCGAGCAGAGCATGGAAACACTGACCGAATGGCATCGCCAATTCATGAATGAGTTCATCGAACCGATCGTTTTACCGAAAGCGCTGGCACTGGTCGAAAAGCATAAACAGCAAGGCGACGATGTTTTAATCATCACGGCAACCAACACCTTTATTACCCGGCCGATCGGATTGCGTTACGGAATCGAAACACTCCTAGGTACGGAAGGAGAAATCAAAGCCGGTCGTTATACCGGCGAGGTCGAAGGCACTCCGACGTTTCAGGAAGGCAAGGTCGTTCGTCTGCAGGAGTGGCTGCAATTAAACAATAAAAACCTTGATGGCAGCTATTTCTATTCCGATTCGCACAATGACCTGCCGTTGCTAAAATTGGTTGATCATCCGATCGTTGTCGACGGCGATGAAAAGTTGATCGCTTATGCTCAAGCGCATGACTGGCCGTGCATTTCATTGCGCGATTAA
- a CDS encoding flavodoxin gives MSKVGLFYGTDTGNTERVADLIKQKMGEDLVDVYDIATASADDFAKYDKIILGQPTWYYGELQSSWDDFWEDFKGIDFTGKTVACFGLGDQADYSEYFLDAMGMMHDIAVENGATPAGYTSTDGFEFDESKAVTEDEEFFVGLGIDEDQQPELTDERVDNWVEQIKEEFEL, from the coding sequence ATGAGTAAAGTTGGCCTATTTTACGGAACGGATACCGGAAATACCGAACGTGTCGCAGATTTAATCAAGCAGAAGATGGGAGAAGATCTGGTTGATGTTTACGATATTGCCACAGCCAGTGCCGATGATTTTGCCAAGTACGATAAAATCATTCTTGGTCAGCCAACCTGGTACTACGGTGAATTGCAGAGTAGCTGGGACGATTTCTGGGAAGATTTCAAAGGAATCGATTTTACCGGTAAGACGGTTGCCTGTTTCGGGCTGGGGGATCAGGCGGATTATTCCGAGTATTTCCTGGACGCCATGGGAATGATGCATGACATCGCCGTAGAAAACGGAGCAACGCCTGCGGGTTATACTTCAACCGACGGTTTTGAATTCGACGAGTCGAAAGCGGTTACCGAAGACGAAGAGTTTTTTGTCGGTCTGGGAATTGATGAAGATCAGCAGCCGGAGTTGACCGATGAACGCGTCGACAATTGGGTTGAGCAGATCAAAGAAGAATTCGAACTGTAA
- a CDS encoding uracil-DNA glycosylase produces MKKTNSVDCFKCKHFYVTWEPSNPRGCKAFGFKTAKMPSQVVLETSGEICLKFVPKEPDKTDGNQKPGNRNNGNGWIA; encoded by the coding sequence ATGAAAAAAACTAATTCAGTCGACTGCTTCAAATGCAAACATTTCTATGTCACCTGGGAGCCTTCCAACCCTCGTGGCTGCAAGGCTTTCGGCTTCAAAACCGCCAAAATGCCCAGCCAGGTTGTGCTGGAAACATCCGGCGAAATCTGCCTGAAATTCGTTCCAAAAGAACCAGACAAGACCGACGGCAATCAGAAACCGGGTAACCGCAACAACGGCAATGGCTGGATTGCCTGA
- the ampD gene encoding 1,6-anhydro-N-acetylmuramyl-L-alanine amidase AmpD, whose amino-acid sequence MQVLPDLQLLDQAQFVPSPNYDERPENASLDLIVVHGISLPPNQFGGEGVSELFTNQLDPQKDPYYAKIDGLRVSSHLFIRRDGSVIQYVPFDKRAWHAGLSSYHGRQSCNDFSIGIELEGTDFTPYTATQYQSLATSIHAIWQAYPEMPTEAVTGHSDIAPGRKTDPGVYFVWEALERLLQQRFLR is encoded by the coding sequence ATGCAGGTTTTGCCAGATTTACAGCTCCTCGATCAGGCGCAATTTGTGCCAAGTCCGAATTACGACGAAAGACCGGAAAATGCGTCGCTTGATCTGATTGTTGTCCATGGTATTTCACTTCCGCCGAATCAGTTTGGAGGCGAGGGGGTCAGCGAACTTTTCACCAATCAGCTTGATCCGCAAAAAGATCCTTACTACGCCAAGATTGACGGTTTGCGCGTCTCTTCGCATCTATTTATCCGTCGCGACGGTTCGGTTATTCAGTATGTCCCTTTTGACAAGCGTGCCTGGCATGCGGGTCTGTCGAGTTATCACGGGCGTCAGAGTTGTAACGATTTTTCGATCGGTATCGAGTTGGAGGGGACGGATTTTACACCCTATACAGCAACGCAATACCAGAGTCTGGCAACGTCAATCCATGCGATCTGGCAAGCTTACCCGGAAATGCCGACCGAGGCGGTAACCGGTCATAGCGACATTGCTCCGGGCCGAAAAACCGATCCGGGCGTCTATTTTGTCTGGGAAGCGCTTGAACGGCTCTTGCAACAGCGTTTTTTGCGTTAA
- the nadC gene encoding carboxylating nicotinate-nucleotide diphosphorylase — protein sequence MTDINYFEDIENTVQKALEEDIKGGDLTASLIPQETQADAAIICREEAVLCGRPWFDEVFRQVDDSIKINWLKEEGEPVHANDTLCEISGSARHILTAERTALNFLQTLMATATTTSAYMKYLIGSTTTLLDTRKTLPGLRLAQKYAVACGGAQNHRIGLYDAILIKENHIMAAGGINAAVTNAKRLYPSVKVEVETENLDEVQQALEAGADIIMLDNFSIDMMQQAVEMVDHRAKLEVSGNVEIQHLAELAATGVDYISTGAITKHLRAIDLSMRFKMNQ from the coding sequence ATGACTGACATTAACTACTTTGAAGATATTGAAAACACCGTCCAGAAAGCGCTTGAAGAAGACATTAAAGGCGGCGACCTGACCGCCAGTCTTATTCCGCAGGAAACCCAGGCTGATGCCGCTATTATTTGCCGTGAAGAAGCGGTGTTATGCGGTCGCCCCTGGTTCGACGAAGTGTTTCGTCAGGTTGATGACAGCATCAAGATTAACTGGCTTAAAGAAGAAGGCGAACCGGTGCATGCGAATGACACTCTGTGTGAGATTTCCGGTTCTGCACGACATATTTTGACGGCCGAGCGTACCGCACTGAACTTTCTGCAAACACTTATGGCGACCGCAACCACCACTTCAGCCTACATGAAATATCTGATCGGCAGCACAACGACTTTACTGGACACCCGTAAGACCCTTCCCGGCCTGCGCTTGGCACAGAAATACGCCGTCGCTTGCGGCGGAGCGCAGAATCACCGTATCGGCTTGTATGATGCGATCTTGATCAAAGAAAACCATATTATGGCAGCCGGCGGTATCAATGCCGCAGTTACAAATGCCAAACGGCTCTACCCTTCGGTCAAAGTTGAGGTGGAAACGGAAAACCTCGATGAAGTCCAGCAAGCCCTTGAAGCCGGCGCCGATATCATTATGCTGGATAACTTCAGCATAGACATGATGCAGCAAGCGGTAGAAATGGTTGACCATAGAGCCAAACTGGAAGTCTCGGGCAATGTCGAAATTCAGCATCTGGCCGAACTGGCCGCGACCGGTGTTGATTACATTTCGACCGGCGCAATTACCAAGCACCTGCGCGCTATCGACTTGTCCATGCGTTTTAAAATGAATCAATAA